The Nitrospira tepida genome includes a window with the following:
- a CDS encoding TIGR03013 family XrtA/PEP-CTERM system glycosyltransferase, translating to MSNSSKSDQGLEIVSPDLSHSYLPVPLRWPAVKRRVLILGVGQLAKDLCQVLVSRGTWFTEVVGFLAKDQTHVGECLVDLRVIGTFDQLFEVTERYQIDTIAVCLEDRRTVLPVQTLLDMKAMGLDIVDGHHLYEEESGRLSIDLLKPSTLIFSTGFKRRVVTMTLKRSLDVMVAIMGLIVLFPLMVLLGLLIRIDSPGPVFYRQMRVGLRGQPYMIWKFRSMSQDAEKHGARWASEMDPRISRVGRFLRKWRLDEVPQLINVLKGEMSLVGPRPERPVFVQDLRNVIPYYDLRHTVRPGITGWAQTQFRYGASAEDSHVKLQYDLYYVKNLSLMLDLRILAGTVKVVIFGEGAR from the coding sequence ATGAGCAACTCAAGTAAGTCGGATCAAGGGCTAGAAATAGTCTCGCCTGATCTTTCGCACTCGTATCTGCCCGTCCCTCTTCGCTGGCCGGCTGTGAAGCGACGTGTGCTGATCCTTGGGGTTGGTCAGCTTGCCAAAGACCTATGTCAAGTTCTGGTTTCACGGGGAACCTGGTTCACTGAGGTTGTAGGATTTCTCGCTAAAGATCAGACACATGTGGGGGAATGTTTGGTTGATCTCCGGGTGATTGGGACATTTGACCAACTCTTTGAGGTTACTGAGCGATATCAGATCGATACGATCGCCGTGTGTCTTGAAGATCGACGGACTGTATTGCCCGTGCAAACTCTCCTTGATATGAAAGCTATGGGGTTGGATATCGTTGATGGGCATCATCTGTACGAGGAAGAATCGGGACGTCTCTCCATCGATCTGTTAAAGCCAAGCACGTTGATCTTTTCCACGGGCTTCAAGAGGCGTGTTGTCACAATGACCTTGAAGCGCTCTTTGGATGTCATGGTTGCCATAATGGGACTCATTGTGCTGTTTCCACTCATGGTGCTGTTAGGTCTACTTATCCGGATAGATTCGCCGGGTCCCGTTTTTTATAGACAGATGCGCGTTGGGCTGCGCGGTCAGCCATATATGATTTGGAAGTTTCGTTCAATGTCTCAGGACGCTGAAAAACATGGGGCAAGATGGGCGTCAGAAATGGATCCTCGAATCTCGCGTGTTGGGAGATTTCTGAGGAAATGGAGACTCGATGAGGTGCCGCAGCTCATAAATGTTCTGAAGGGAGAGATGAGCCTTGTAGGACCCCGCCCAGAACGTCCGGTTTTTGTTCAGGATCTCAGAAACGTGATCCCCTATTATGATTTGCGTCATACTGTGCGACCAGGAATCACAGGATGGGCGCAAACCCAATTTCGTTACGGCGCCTCTGCTGAAGATTCTCATGTGAAGCTTCAGTACGACTTATACTATGTAAAGAATCTTTCCCTGATGCTTGATCTGCGCATACTTGCCGGAACAGTGAAGGTTGTCATTTTCGGTGAAGGGGCACGATAA
- a CDS encoding GumC family protein, which translates to MNARLLTPQDYIRALASHKWLIVGSVIMCTGIAWLLCLYLPKSYRSTTLMLVEEPKVLHVRGVDSATDGPSADKLAALHERVTAMRQILLSRKFLAQVAHELHLYGYDKNLTTPMAEDGVVKGMRGLIKIELSKDRSFLNLSFADENPKIARDVTARLAELFIEENSRTKEEIAETSTEFLQQELDALKIQLEAREKAIAEFKKANLGELPEQLESNLRAVDRLEAEQVSQREMVKSFTLRLASLEKSIRDYEEQDGDEAGPRRIRDLRLARIKELERSLVGLTAVYKETYPDIVQIKEEIRKLKSMTTEEYVGQLPEGDDGKPESVGRKKGKGRILDQHHADLLRQRDELLQQIEMAKTRESRIAAEIQRYQVRLDRAPIHKQKLMALERDYENLQKNYQALLEKQLHAGIAGNLEKRHKGTQFTVIDPANLPVLPEKPNIFMIMLGGIGIGCALGIGGAIGLELLRRGFSSADEVELVLGLPVLVSIPTYESALGGTVQQVGGVLRQRKNQPLLHQSGARPLLTQYKLEGEIKNGKIKGDPLAASRNSPGLELVTMWRPRSLVAEQFRVAATRLELMVGERKTTVIVVTSALMGEGKSCTSLNLAYILARDLDKKTVLVDCDLKRPMQHVYVGTESRPGLVELLHGESTLEECLKFQEGLGFWILPSGAVGDGPPALSKMQQLADLLTNLRSQFEYIIVDAPPILPLADMNVLASMADLVTLVIRAGTTGRDAVQKALKTIGEQNPLAIVLNGVEVQDTPYYMQQMYYHEAPHEQLK; encoded by the coding sequence ATGAATGCCCGCTTGCTGACTCCTCAAGATTACATAAGGGCGCTCGCCAGTCATAAATGGCTGATAGTCGGCTCGGTGATCATGTGTACAGGCATCGCATGGTTGCTTTGCTTGTATCTCCCCAAAAGTTATCGCTCCACTACTCTGATGCTGGTAGAAGAGCCGAAAGTGCTGCATGTCCGGGGAGTGGATTCAGCTACTGATGGTCCATCCGCAGATAAGCTGGCTGCCCTCCACGAGCGTGTAACGGCCATGCGTCAAATTCTACTCAGTCGTAAGTTTCTAGCCCAAGTTGCGCATGAGCTTCACCTTTATGGATATGATAAGAATCTCACGACACCGATGGCTGAAGACGGTGTCGTGAAGGGTATGAGAGGGCTGATCAAAATCGAACTGTCCAAAGATCGGTCATTTTTGAATCTCTCCTTTGCTGACGAAAATCCGAAGATCGCCAGAGATGTGACGGCTCGGTTGGCCGAACTGTTTATTGAGGAAAATTCGCGCACGAAGGAGGAGATCGCGGAAACTTCCACCGAATTCCTGCAGCAAGAACTCGATGCACTCAAGATACAACTTGAAGCCAGAGAAAAGGCCATAGCGGAATTCAAAAAGGCCAATTTAGGCGAATTGCCCGAACAACTTGAGAGCAACCTCCGTGCCGTGGACAGACTTGAGGCTGAACAAGTTTCGCAGCGTGAAATGGTCAAAAGTTTTACGCTCCGGCTGGCCTCCTTGGAAAAGAGCATCCGAGATTATGAGGAGCAGGATGGTGATGAGGCTGGTCCGAGGCGGATTCGCGATCTCCGCTTGGCCCGTATCAAGGAACTAGAGAGAAGCCTTGTAGGGCTGACTGCCGTCTATAAGGAGACATATCCAGATATTGTTCAGATAAAAGAGGAAATTAGAAAGTTGAAGTCTATGACGACCGAAGAATATGTCGGGCAACTTCCCGAAGGAGATGATGGGAAACCGGAATCGGTCGGCAGGAAAAAAGGCAAGGGCAGGATTTTGGACCAACATCATGCCGACTTGTTACGGCAACGGGATGAATTGCTTCAACAAATCGAAATGGCGAAGACCAGGGAATCGCGCATCGCAGCGGAGATTCAGCGTTATCAGGTGAGACTTGATCGAGCCCCAATTCATAAGCAGAAGTTAATGGCGCTGGAGCGAGACTATGAGAATTTGCAGAAGAATTATCAGGCGCTATTGGAAAAGCAGTTGCATGCTGGAATTGCGGGCAATCTGGAAAAACGACATAAGGGCACTCAGTTTACTGTTATTGATCCTGCTAACCTTCCTGTCCTTCCCGAAAAGCCCAACATTTTTATGATCATGCTAGGAGGGATTGGGATCGGATGCGCTCTGGGGATAGGTGGTGCGATTGGTCTCGAGTTGTTGAGAAGAGGATTTTCCTCGGCTGACGAAGTGGAGTTGGTATTGGGATTGCCGGTTCTTGTTTCGATTCCCACCTATGAGAGCGCTTTGGGCGGAACCGTTCAACAGGTGGGGGGGGTGCTTCGTCAGCGTAAGAATCAACCTCTCTTGCATCAGAGCGGAGCTAGGCCACTATTGACTCAATATAAACTTGAGGGAGAGATTAAGAATGGGAAAATAAAAGGAGATCCATTGGCCGCAAGCAGAAATTCCCCAGGCCTCGAGTTGGTTACGATGTGGCGTCCCAGATCTCTTGTCGCAGAGCAGTTCCGAGTAGCGGCTACTCGCTTAGAGCTTATGGTCGGAGAGAGGAAAACGACCGTCATTGTGGTGACCAGTGCGCTCATGGGAGAAGGGAAATCATGTACGTCTCTCAACTTGGCCTATATTCTTGCACGTGATCTTGATAAGAAGACGGTCCTTGTTGACTGTGACCTTAAACGGCCCATGCAACATGTCTATGTCGGGACGGAATCGCGGCCGGGGCTCGTTGAGCTACTACATGGCGAAAGTACGCTGGAGGAGTGCCTCAAATTTCAGGAGGGGCTCGGATTTTGGATTCTTCCATCAGGTGCAGTTGGCGATGGCCCTCCAGCCTTATCAAAAATGCAGCAACTAGCGGATCTTCTGACCAACCTGAGGTCACAATTTGAATACATCATCGTTGATGCACCACCGATTTTGCCGTTGGCAGATATGAATGTGCTCGCCAGTATGGCTGATCTCGTGACCTTAGTCATTCGAGCGGGAACTACCGGTCGAGACGCGGTGCAGAAGGCGCTCAAGACAATTGGAGAGCAGAATCCATTGGCGATTGTCTTAAATGGCGTGGAGGTCCAGGACACTCCTTATTACATGCAACAGATGTACTATCACGAAGCCCCGCATGAGCAACTCAAGTAA
- a CDS encoding polysaccharide biosynthesis/export family protein, whose protein sequence is MKGATPTEFLIGPEDVLIVNVWRNQELSKEVIVRPDGKISLPLIGDVQAAGMTAQALSKRIADGLAEYIASPTVSVQVKEINSYYIYVLGEVSKPGKYTLKSFATVLQGISYAGGFTTFASRNKMHVLRMVTNGHGEPKQIQFPVPYEDIVLGKNLEANFILKAGDVIVVP, encoded by the coding sequence GTGAAAGGGGCTACCCCAACAGAATTCCTCATTGGACCTGAAGACGTCCTGATCGTGAATGTGTGGCGCAATCAGGAGTTATCCAAGGAAGTTATTGTCCGGCCCGATGGGAAAATTTCGTTGCCGTTGATTGGAGATGTCCAAGCGGCAGGAATGACCGCACAAGCGCTATCAAAACGCATTGCAGACGGTCTTGCCGAATATATAGCGAGCCCAACAGTTTCCGTTCAAGTGAAGGAAATCAATAGCTACTATATCTATGTGCTTGGAGAAGTATCTAAGCCGGGAAAATACACCCTGAAGTCTTTTGCCACCGTCCTGCAGGGTATCTCCTATGCCGGAGGATTTACCACATTTGCATCGAGAAACAAGATGCATGTGCTCCGGATGGTCACCAATGGTCATGGAGAGCCGAAGCAGATTCAATTTCCTGTTCCATATGAGGATATCGTGCTCGGGAAAAACTTGGAGGCGAACTTCATACTCAAGGCTGGTGATGTCATTGTGGTTCCGTAG
- a CDS encoding polysaccharide biosynthesis/export family protein, with translation MSPDGFTNKGASLVMVLGLRTEQIICEGMLSCNRKMGRKLVGRHDVGDAMRLLTSGLIFLSLAAFCGVAHSETGGTAAASTSQADAKTRHVNATAENSQLIVTPDYILGPEDVLEIAVWKNNDLSKQVQVRPDGRISLPLVGDVSAVGKTPSQLTDEISSRLKAYMENPTVSILVKEVKSYQIYVLGEVNKPGKYPLTSKLTLLQAITVAGGFTQVAARNKIVVFRYGKDTEALTKIKASYDDMVIRDGSNQNIELRPGDLIVVPSETMVVLPSR, from the coding sequence GTGAGTCCGGATGGCTTTACGAACAAGGGCGCTTCACTGGTCATGGTTTTAGGCTTAAGGACTGAGCAGATCATCTGTGAAGGAATGCTTTCCTGCAATCGAAAGATGGGCAGAAAATTAGTAGGAAGGCATGACGTGGGGGATGCAATGAGGCTTTTGACAAGCGGTTTGATTTTCTTATCCCTTGCCGCATTCTGCGGAGTGGCGCATTCTGAAACCGGAGGAACCGCAGCGGCTTCAACAAGCCAAGCAGATGCTAAAACGCGGCATGTGAATGCTACGGCCGAGAATTCACAATTGATTGTGACCCCTGACTATATCTTGGGACCTGAAGATGTTTTGGAAATCGCCGTGTGGAAGAACAATGATCTGTCGAAACAAGTCCAAGTGAGGCCTGACGGCAGAATATCATTACCTCTCGTCGGCGATGTTTCGGCTGTGGGGAAGACTCCTTCCCAGCTAACCGATGAAATCTCGTCCCGGCTCAAGGCCTACATGGAGAATCCCACCGTATCGATATTGGTAAAGGAAGTTAAGAGTTATCAAATCTATGTCCTGGGCGAAGTGAATAAACCGGGAAAATATCCCCTGACGAGTAAATTGACTCTGTTGCAAGCAATTACCGTTGCCGGTGGATTCACACAGGTAGCGGCTCGCAATAAAATTGTAGTCTTCAGATACGGTAAGGATACCGAAGCGCTTACTAAAATAAAGGCCAGCTACGATGATATGGTGATTCGCGACGGGTCGAATCAGAATATCGAGCTAAGGCCTGGTGATTTGATTGTCGTGCCTTCGGAAACCATGGTCGTGCTCCCAAGCCGCTGA
- a CDS encoding PilZ domain-containing protein translates to MAAGDWDWTIQDNNRDHSERVALLRPISYEITAPLNVSHEGLVLQGKALSLNISSGGMLVLMDREPLLDQVLKVYVPTPITQAETPTLAEVRWTRRMPFSKSTGNGAFFVGLKFIF, encoded by the coding sequence GTGGCTGCTGGTGATTGGGATTGGACAATACAGGATAACAATAGAGACCACAGCGAGCGAGTCGCCCTTCTGAGGCCCATTTCTTATGAGATCACGGCGCCCCTCAACGTTTCTCATGAAGGTCTGGTGCTTCAGGGGAAGGCCCTCTCACTGAATATCAGCTCCGGGGGCATGCTCGTTCTCATGGATCGAGAACCTCTCCTGGACCAGGTCCTCAAAGTATATGTGCCTACTCCTATTACTCAGGCAGAAACACCCACGCTGGCAGAAGTGCGTTGGACGCGACGGATGCCTTTTAGTAAGTCAACCGGCAATGGGGCTTTCTTCGTGGGGCTGAAATTTATTTTTTGA
- a CDS encoding response regulator transcription factor, which yields MAPEDYPGNATSQPQIDAITEQRAGPGIIVLSSSMQLLHMNRQASELCRKINEAEHGKQNSKQAQGVLPSALTELSSEIIKALTVRTEAKDWEQFEVKRVAGNSEQPILLRGFGLPDRGGITSARLVITMEEIGRRQQFNTEQAKERFQLTNREHAVVEHLAKGWTNKEIANALNITEQTVKEHIKHIMRKTNSTTRTGILAQVFRS from the coding sequence ATGGCCCCTGAGGATTATCCAGGCAACGCTACATCGCAGCCCCAGATTGATGCGATCACAGAACAGCGAGCCGGTCCCGGAATAATTGTATTGTCCTCATCAATGCAATTACTCCACATGAACCGTCAAGCATCGGAGCTGTGCCGGAAGATTAACGAAGCAGAACATGGCAAACAGAACAGCAAGCAAGCACAAGGCGTCCTTCCTTCAGCGCTCACCGAGCTGTCTTCCGAGATCATTAAGGCACTGACGGTTCGCACCGAAGCCAAAGACTGGGAACAGTTTGAAGTGAAGCGTGTAGCCGGAAACTCCGAGCAACCAATTCTCCTCCGGGGTTTTGGGCTCCCGGATCGAGGCGGCATTACTAGCGCCCGCCTTGTTATCACGATGGAAGAAATTGGGCGCCGTCAACAATTTAATACGGAGCAAGCCAAGGAACGGTTTCAATTAACCAACCGGGAGCACGCCGTAGTTGAGCATTTGGCAAAGGGCTGGACCAACAAAGAGATTGCCAATGCCCTGAATATTACGGAGCAAACTGTTAAAGAACACATCAAACATATTATGCGCAAAACAAATTCCACCACCCGTACCGGTATCCTCGCCCAAGTTTTCCGCTCGTAA
- the glgA gene encoding glycogen synthase GlgA, producing MVTSEAVPLAKTGGLGDMVTGLSNELARRGHDVKIMLPGYASVDDHAVSKEPLRTVDIPILGKTQSATIERLLVRRERAGGVLSPDYVVVGHDGFFNRRGLYQEGNRDYPDNLARFAFFSRAAVEWVRASAESSGWVPDIIHAHDWQAALVPLYLRADRKQRAGLTEIRNILTIHNLGYQGIFPASEYAELGLPPKWFSPAWLEFFGSVNLLKGGIVASDWLTTVSPTYAREIQLPELGFGLDGVLRERHDRLLGITNGIDIDLWDPSRDPWLPSRYSAQDHSGKRLCKTALQQEMQLPVGDHPLIGVVSRLVEQKGIDLVVDALEDMPSIDFQLVVLGTGDPLLERRLRNLEEARPTRVRVRLGFNEELAHRIQAGADIALVPSRYEPCGLTQLCSLRYGTVPVVRKTGGLADTVAGYPGDDSQTPTGFVFDEPTPDAFARALGQALQVYRESDWKRLIESGMKVQVGWEEPARQYEELYRKLCAI from the coding sequence ATGGTGACATCGGAGGCGGTACCCCTTGCCAAAACCGGAGGGTTAGGGGACATGGTCACCGGTCTTTCGAACGAACTGGCTCGTCGGGGACACGATGTCAAGATCATGCTCCCGGGCTATGCCTCGGTGGACGACCATGCGGTTTCGAAAGAGCCGCTCCGCACGGTCGACATTCCCATTCTCGGCAAGACCCAATCCGCGACCATTGAGCGTCTCCTGGTTCGGCGAGAACGGGCGGGCGGAGTCCTCAGCCCCGATTATGTGGTGGTTGGTCACGACGGGTTCTTCAATCGCCGAGGGTTGTATCAGGAGGGCAATCGAGACTATCCCGATAATCTCGCTCGTTTCGCCTTTTTTTCCCGGGCCGCGGTTGAATGGGTGCGAGCCTCCGCGGAATCTTCCGGATGGGTGCCGGATATTATTCATGCGCATGATTGGCAGGCGGCATTGGTTCCCTTGTACCTGCGTGCAGACAGGAAGCAGCGGGCCGGGCTAACGGAGATCCGGAATATTCTCACCATTCACAATCTTGGCTATCAGGGGATTTTCCCTGCCTCGGAATATGCGGAGCTAGGATTGCCTCCGAAGTGGTTCAGCCCGGCGTGGCTGGAATTTTTTGGATCCGTCAATCTGCTGAAGGGCGGCATCGTGGCATCCGATTGGCTTACCACGGTCAGCCCGACCTATGCCCGAGAGATTCAACTGCCGGAACTGGGTTTTGGGTTGGATGGCGTGTTACGTGAACGACACGATCGCCTTCTCGGGATCACGAACGGAATCGATATCGATCTGTGGGATCCGTCACGTGATCCGTGGTTGCCGTCCCGATACTCCGCCCAGGACCATTCAGGGAAGCGATTGTGCAAGACCGCGCTGCAACAGGAGATGCAGTTGCCGGTTGGCGACCACCCCTTGATTGGAGTCGTATCGAGACTTGTGGAACAAAAGGGGATCGACCTCGTTGTCGATGCTCTAGAGGACATGCCGTCCATTGATTTTCAGTTGGTCGTGCTGGGGACGGGCGACCCTCTCTTGGAGCGACGGCTAAGAAACTTGGAGGAAGCGCGTCCGACCCGCGTACGTGTCCGGCTTGGATTCAATGAGGAATTGGCTCATCGTATCCAGGCCGGCGCCGATATCGCCTTGGTTCCTTCTCGGTATGAACCTTGCGGGTTGACCCAATTGTGCAGTTTACGATACGGAACTGTTCCGGTCGTCAGGAAAACAGGAGGGTTGGCTGATACTGTGGCCGGATATCCGGGTGACGACTCTCAAACCCCGACGGGTTTTGTATTTGACGAGCCGACTCCTGATGCGTTTGCTCGAGCGTTGGGTCAGGCCCTACAGGTTTACAGAGAATCGGACTGGAAGAGATTAATCGAATCGGGCATGAAAGTGCAGGTCGGATGGGAAGAACCAGCTCGGCAGTATGAGGAGCTTTACAGGAAGTTGTGCGCTATCTAA